In Caloenas nicobarica isolate bCalNic1 chromosome 5, bCalNic1.hap1, whole genome shotgun sequence, a single genomic region encodes these proteins:
- the LOC135989043 gene encoding inositol 1,4,5-trisphosphate receptor-interacting protein-like 1 → MKAGEKYILGPNFKKSTKMTKRDCLGPSPTRPQLPVAPVPAARAASSLPPGPAEPLLSLLLQAMAAIKLLFWFVHTLTHNVRGVGDELDEATRERMRQRAEFLRQEMTRLWQEVEEMSQEQRTKEQSIQEQSGFAWGALLLSALQQWQFWAVAGGLALLFGLGCWLRKRSREPDSSGDSEPVEEEEDEEEEESEEEDFDDVSEKSRRIAKRIRWPVQNLDYRRQVVEDLVGNLLYAIHLYSSNPFFPVLPSAIKVGSTFEGWSPREDDAVYRLLVPLKPPRGHIFHLELGTAGETPASHSRVRVELVCTCSGEQAVENTLCFLHHPQEELRRIQHPSLLDTLCTGPYLDVQKTAQWFQDCVSSFWGFVPRARRYKLNVLPSERFCKLLLLRKASRRTLFIEIVFGVRQGDSDVFLSSQRARHIFTQSTTWVDSYAVAEMRFFRSFARQTPPNSFHLKCLQLCAYVSLDTAFSTYTLKTVFMHLLNTRPPSAWRRRHFLLRLQDIMMYLRACLMERRLDDFFFGNKDMPQEILLPPAFETAEPLNLFQHLAQDPAAHAEALHEFSELQNRLTRLLYHGQ, encoded by the exons ATGAAGGCAGGGGAGAAGTACATTCTGGGTCCTAACTTCAAGAAAAGCACGAAGATGACGAAGAGGGA ctgcctcggccCCTCTCCTACCCGCCCCCAGCTCCCTGTGGCCCCCGTCCCCGCTGCCCGCGCCGCCAGCTCCctgccgcccggccccgctgaaCCCCTTCTCTCGCTCCTCCTGCAGGCCATGGCTGCCATAAAATTACTCTTCTGGTTCGTGCATACCCTCACTCACAACGTGCGGGGGGTCGGCGACGAGCTGGATGAGGCCACGCGCGAGCGCATGCGGCAGCGTGCAGAGTTCCTGAGACAGGAGATGActcggctgtggcaggaggtggaggagatgagccaggagcagaggaccAAGGAGCAGAGCATCCAGGAGCAGAGCGGCTTTGCCTGGGgagccctgctcctctctgccttgcagcagtgGCAGTTCTGGGCCGTTGCTGGAGGCCTGGCCCTGCTCTTCGGACTCGGCTGCTGGCTCAGGAAAAGGAGCCGTGAGCCTGA CTCCAGCGGCGACAGCGAGccggtggaggaggaggaggacgaggaggaggaagaaagtgaagaagAAGATTTTGATGATGTGAGCGAGAAGAGCAGAAGAATTGCAAAGCGCATCCGGTGGCCAGTGCAGAACCTTGACTACAGACGCCAGGTGGTGGAGGATCTAGTGGGCAACCTCCTTTATGCCATCCACCTGTACTCGTCCAATCCGTTCTTCCCAGTGCTGCCATCTGCCATCAAGGTGGGCAGCACCTTTGAGGGCTGGAGTCCCCGTGAGGACGATGCTGTCTACCGCCTGCTCGTTCCCCTGAAGCCCCCCCGTGGGCACATCTTCCACCTGGAGCTGGGCACCGCAGGGGAGACGCCGGCGTCGCATTCCCGCGTCCGCGTGGAGTTGGTGTGCACCTGCAGCGGGGAGCAAGCAGTGGAGAACACGCTGTGCTTCCTCCACCACCcccaggaggagctgaggagaatTCAGCACCCCAGCCTCCTAGACACCCTCTGCACCGGCCCCTACCTGGATGTGCAGAAAACTGCCCAGTGGTTCCAGGACTGCGTGTCCTCATTCTGGGGCTTTGTGCCTCGGGCACGGCGCTACAAGCTAAACGTGCTGCCCTCCGAGCGCTtctgcaagctgctgctgctgaggaaagcCTCCAGGAGAACCCTCTTCATCGAGATCGTGTTTGGGGTGCGGCAAGGCGACTCGGACGTCTTCCTGAGCAGCCAGCGTGCACGGCACATCTTCACCCAAAGCACCACGTGGGTAGACAGCTACGCTGtggcagagatgaggttcttcaGGAGTTTTGCCAGGCAGACCCCGCCTAACAGCTTCCACCTCAaatgcctgcagctctgtgcctACGTCAGTCTGGACACAGCCTTTTCCACTTACACCTTGAAGACGGTTTTCATGCACCTCCTGAACACCAGACCCCCGTCAGCCTGGCGCAGGAGGCATTTCCTGCTGCGCCTACAGGATATCATGATGTACCTGCGTGCCTGCCTGATGGAGAGACGCCTCGATGACTTCTTCTTCGGCAATAAGGACATGCCTCAAGAGATCCTCTTGCCCCCAGCCTTCGAAACGGCTGAGCCACTCAACCTCTTCCAGCACCTGGCGCAGGATCCTGCCGCCCATGCCGAGGCACTGCATGAGTTCAGTGAGCTGCAAAATCGGCTCACAAGACTGCTCTACCACGGACAGTGA
- the LOC135989041 gene encoding inositol 1,4,5-trisphosphate receptor-interacting protein-like 1, which yields MKAGEKYILGPNFKKSTKMTKRDCLQQSPQRTPKGWPAGAAVTRSGACDIRGDESSRGSYRGASSSAAPVKPGPAAMAAIKLLFWFVHTLTHNVRGVGDELDEATRERMRQRAEFLRQEMTRLWQEVEEMSQEQRTKEQSIQEQSGFAWGALLLSALQQWQFWAVAGGLALLFGLGCWLRKRSREPDSSGDSEPVEEEEDEEEEESEEEDFDDVSEKSRRIAKRIRWPVQNLDYRRQVVEDLVGNLLYAIHLYSSNPFFPVLPSAIKVGSTFEGWSPREDDAVYRLLVPLKPPRGHIFHLELGTAGETPASHSRVRVELVCTCSGEQAVENTLCFLHHPQEELRRIQHPSLLDTLCTGPYLDVQKTAQWFQDCVSSFWGFVPRARRYKLNVLPSERFCKLLLLRKASRRTLFIEIVFGVRQGDSDVFLSSQRARHIFTQSTTWVDSYAVAEMRFFRSFARQTPPNSFHLKCLQLCAYVSLDTAFSTYTLKTVFMHLLNTRPPSAWRRRHFLLRLQDIMMYLRACLMERRLDDFFFGNKDMPQEILLPPAFETAEPLNLFQHLAQDPAAHAEALHEFSELQNRLTRLLYHGQ from the exons ATGAAGGCAGGGGAGAAGTACATTCTGGGTCCTAACTTCAAGAAAAGCACGAAGATGACGAAGAGGGA CTGCCTTCAGCAAAGTCCTCAGAGGACTCCAAAAGGCTGGCCAGCAGGCGCGGCCGTGACGCGCTCTGGCGCCTGTGACATCAGAGGGGACGAGTCCTCACGGGGCAGTTACCGgggcgccagcagcagcgctgccccagTAAAGCCTGGGCCAGCG GCCATGGCTGCCATAAAATTACTCTTCTGGTTCGTGCATACCCTCACTCACAACGTGCGGGGGGTCGGCGACGAGCTGGATGAGGCCACGCGCGAGCGCATGCGGCAGCGTGCAGAGTTCCTGAGACAGGAGATGActcggctgtggcaggaggtggaggagatgagccaggagcagaggaccAAGGAGCAGAGCATCCAGGAGCAGAGCGGCTTTGCCTGGGgagccctgctcctctctgccttgcagcagtgGCAGTTCTGGGCCGTTGCTGGAGGCCTGGCCCTGCTCTTCGGACTCGGCTGCTGGCTCAGGAAAAGGAGCCGTGAGCCTGA CTCCAGCGGCGACAGCGAGccggtggaggaggaggaggacgaggaggaggaagaaagtgaagaagAAGATTTTGATGATGTGAGCGAGAAGAGCAGAAGAATTGCAAAGCGCATCCGGTGGCCAGTGCAGAACCTTGACTACAGACGCCAGGTGGTGGAGGATCTAGTGGGCAACCTCCTTTATGCCATCCACCTGTACTCGTCCAATCCGTTCTTCCCAGTGCTGCCATCTGCCATCAAGGTGGGCAGCACCTTTGAGGGCTGGAGTCCCCGTGAGGACGATGCTGTCTACCGCCTGCTCGTTCCCCTGAAGCCCCCCCGTGGGCACATCTTCCACCTGGAGCTGGGCACCGCAGGGGAGACGCCGGCGTCGCATTCCCGCGTCCGCGTGGAGTTGGTGTGCACCTGCAGTGGGGAGCAAGCAGTGGAGAACACGCTGTGCTTCCTCCACCACCcccaggaggagctgaggagaatTCAGCACCCCAGCCTCCTAGACACCCTCTGCACCGGCCCCTACCTGGATGTGCAGAAAACTGCCCAGTGGTTCCAGGACTGCGTGTCCTCATTCTGGGGCTTTGTGCCTCGGGCACGGCGCTACAAGCTAAACGTGCTGCCCTCCGAGCGCTtctgcaagctgctgctgctgaggaaagcCTCCAGGAGAACCCTCTTCATCGAGATCGTGTTTGGGGTGCGGCAAGGCGACTCGGACGTCTTCCTGAGCAGCCAGCGTGCACGGCACATCTTCACCCAAAGCACCACGTGGGTAGACAGCTACGCTGtggcagagatgaggttcttcaGGAGTTTTGCCAGGCAGACCCCGCCTAACAGCTTCCACCTCAaatgcctgcagctctgtgcctACGTCAGTCTGGACACAGCCTTTTCCACTTACACCTTGAAGACGGTTTTCATGCACCTCCTGAACACCAGACCCCCGTCAGCCTGGCGCAGGAGGCATTTCCTGCTGCGCCTACAGGATATCATGATGTACCTGCGTGCCTGCCTGATGGAGAGACGCCTCGATGACTTCTTCTTCGGCAATAAGGACATGCCTCAAGAGATCCTCTTGCCCCCAGCCTTCGAAACGGCTGAGCCACTCAACCTCTTCCAGCACCTGGCGCAGGATCCTGCCGCCCATGCCGAGGCACTGCATGAGTTCAGTGAGCTGCAAAATCGGCTCACAAGACTGCTCTACCACGGACAGTGA
- the LOC135989045 gene encoding inositol 1,4,5-trisphosphate receptor-interacting protein-like 1 has protein sequence MKAGEKYILGPNFKKSTKMTKRDCLGPSPTRPQLPAAPVPAARAASSLPPGPAEPLLSLLLQAMAAIKLLFWFVHTLTHNVRGVGDELDEATRERMRQRAEFLRQEMTRLWQEVEEMSQEQRTKEQSIQEQSGFAWGALLLSALQQWQFWAVAGGLALLFGLGCWLRKRSREPDSSGDSEPVEEEEDEEEEESEEEDFDDVSEKSRRIAKRIRWPVQNLDYRRQVVEDLVGNLLYAIHLYSSNPFFPVLPSAIKVGSTFEGWSPREDDAVYRLLVPLKPPRGHIFHLELGTAGETPASHSRVRVELVCTCSGEQAVENTLCFLHHPQEELRRIQHPSLLDTLCTGPYLDVQKTAQWFQDCVSSFWGFVPRARRYKLNVLPSERFCKLLLLRKASRRTLFIEIVFGVRQGDSDVFLSSQRARHIFTQSTTWVDSYAVAEMRFFRSFARQTPPNSFHLKCLQLCAYVSLDTAFSTYTLKTVFMHLLNTRPPSAWRRRHFLLRLQDIMMYLRACLMERRLDDFFFGNKDMPQEILLPPAFETAEPLNLFQHLAQDPAAHAEALHEFSELQNRLTRLLYHGQ, from the exons ctgcctcggccCCTCTCCTACCCgcccccagctccctgcggCCCCCGTCCCCGCTGCCCGTGCCGCCAGCTCCctgccgcccggccccgctgaaCCCCTTCTCTCGCTCCTCCTGCAGGCCATGGCTGCCATAAAATTACTCTTCTGGTTCGTGCATACCCTCACTCACAACGTGCGGGGGGTCGGCGACGAGCTGGATGAGGCCACGCGCGAGCGCATGCGGCAGCGTGCAGAGTTCCTGAGACAGGAGATGActcggctgtggcaggaggtggaggagatgagccaggagcagaggaccAAGGAGCAGAGCATCCAGGAGCAGAGCGGCTTTGCCTGGGgagccctgctcctctctgccttgcagcagtgGCAGTTCTGGGCCGTTGCTGGAGGCCTGGCCCTGCTCTTCGGACTCGGCTGCTGGCTCAGGAAAAGGAGCCGTGAGCCTGA CTCCAGCGGCGACAGCGAGccggtggaggaggaggaggacgaggaggaggaagaaagtgaagaagAAGATTTTGATGATGTGAGCGAGAAGAGCAGAAGAATTGCAAAGCGCATCCGGTGGCCAGTGCAGAACCTTGACTACAGACGCCAGGTGGTGGAGGATCTAGTGGGCAACCTCCTTTATGCCATCCACCTGTACTCGTCCAATCCGTTCTTCCCAGTGCTGCCATCTGCCATCAAGGTGGGCAGCACCTTTGAGGGCTGGAGTCCCCGTGAGGACGATGCCGTCTACCGCCTGCTCGTTCCCCTGAAGCCCCCCCGTGGGCACATCTTCCACCTGGAGCTGGGCACCGCAGGGGAGACGCCGGCGTCGCATTCCCGCGTCCGCGTGGAGTTGGTGTGCACCTGCAGCGGGGAGCAAGCAGTGGAGAACACGCTGTGCTTCCTCCACCACCcccaggaggagctgaggagaatTCAGCACCCCAGCCTCCTAGACACCCTCTGCACCGGCCCCTACCTGGATGTGCAGAAAACTGCCCAGTGGTTCCAGGACTGCGTGTCCTCATTCTGGGGCTTTGTGCCTCGGGCACGGCGCTACAAGCTAAACGTGCTGCCCTCCGAGCGCTtctgcaagctgctgctgctgaggaaagcCTCCAGGAGAACCCTCTTCATCGAGATCGTGTTTGGGGTGCGGCAAGGCGACTCGGACGTCTTCCTGAGCAGCCAGCGTGCACGGCACATCTTCACCCAAAGCACCACGTGGGTAGACAGCTACGCTGtggcagagatgaggttcttcaGGAGTTTTGCCAGGCAGACCCCGCCTAACAGCTTCCACCTCAaatgcctgcagctctgtgcctACGTCAGTCTGGACACAGCCTTTTCCACTTACACCTTGAAGACGGTTTTCATGCACCTCCTGAACACCAGACCCCCGTCAGCCTGGCGCAGGAGGCATTTCCTGCTGCGCCTACAGGATATCATGATGTACCTGCGTGCCTGCCTGATGGAGAGACGCCTCGATGACTTCTTCTTCGGCAATAAGGACATGCCTCAAGAGATCCTCTTGCCCCCAGCCTTCGAAACGGCTGAGCCACTCAACCTCTTCCAGCACCTGGCGCAGGATCCTGCCGCCCATGCCGAGGCACTGCATGAGTTCAGTGAGCTGCAAAATCGGCTCACAAGACTGCTCTACCACGGACAGTGA
- the LOC135989044 gene encoding inositol 1,4,5-trisphosphate receptor-interacting protein-like 1 — protein sequence MKAGEKYILGPNFKKSTKMTKRDCLGPSPTRPQLPAAPVPAARAASSLPPGPAEPLLSLLLQAMAAIKLLFWFVHTLTHNVRGVGDELDEATRERMRQRAEFLRQEMTRLWQEVEEMSQEQRTKEQSIQEQSGFAWGALLLSALQQWQFWAVAGGLALLFGLGCWLRKRSREPDSSGDSEPVEEEDEEEEEESEEEDFDDVSEKSRRIAKRIRWPVQNLDYRRQVVEDLVGNLLYAIHLYSSNPFFPVLPSAIKVGSTFEGWSPREDDAVYRLLVPLKPPRGHIFHLELGTAGETPASHSRVRVELVCTCSGEQAVENTLCFLHHPQEELRRIQHPSLLDTLCTGPYLDVQKTAQWFQDCVSSFWGFVPRARRYKLNVLPSERFCKLLLLRKASRRTLFIEIVFGVRQGDSDVFLSSQRARHIFTQSTTWVDSYAVAEMRFFRSFARQTPPNSFHLKCLQLCAYVSLDTAFSTYTLKTVFMHLLNTRPPSAWHRRHFLLRLQDIMMYLRACLMERRLDDFFFGNKDMPQEILLPPAFETAEPLNLFQHLAQDPAAHAEALHEFSELQNRLTRLLYHGQ from the exons ATGAAGGCAGGGGAGAAGTACATTCTGGGTCCTAACTTCAAGAAAAGCACGAAGATGACGAAGAGGGA ctgcctcggccCCTCTCCTACCCgcccccagctccctgcggCCCCCGTCCCCGCTGCCCGTGCCGCCAGCTCCctgccgcccggccccgctgaaCCCCTTCTCTCGCTCCTCCTGCAGGCCATGGCTGCCATAAAATTACTCTTCTGGTTCGTGCATACCCTCACTCACAACGTGCGGGGGGTCGGCGACGAGCTGGATGAGGCCACGCGCGAGCGCATGCGGCAGCGTGCAGAGTTCCTGAGACAGGAGATGActcggctgtggcaggaggtggaggagatgagccaggagcagaggaccAAGGAGCAGAGCATCCAGGAGCAGAGCGGCTTTGCCTGGGgagccctgctcctctctgccttgcagcagtgGCAGTTCTGGGCCGTTGCTGGAGGCCTGGCCCTGCTCTTCGGACTCGGCTGCTGGCTCAGGAAAAGGAGCCGTGAGCCTGA CTCCAGCGGCGACAGCGAGCcggtggaggaggaggacgaggaggaggaggaagaaagtgaagaagAAGATTTTGATGATGTGAGCGAGAAGAGCAGAAGAATTGCAAAGCGCATCCGGTGGCCAGTGCAGAACCTTGACTACAGACGCCAGGTGGTGGAGGATCTAGTGGGCAACCTCCTTTATGCCATCCACCTGTACTCGTCCAATCCGTTCTTCCCAGTGCTGCCATCTGCCATCAAGGTGGGCAGCACCTTTGAGGGCTGGAGTCCCCGTGAGGACGATGCTGTCTACCGCCTGCTCGTTCCCCTGAAGCCCCCCCGTGGGCACATCTTCCACCTGGAGCTGGGCACCGCAGGGGAGACGCCGGCGTCGCATTCCCGCGTCCGCGTGGAGTTGGTGTGCACCTGCAGCGGGGAGCAAGCAGTGGAGAACACGCTGTGCTTCCTCCACCACCcccaggaggagctgaggagaatTCAGCACCCCAGCCTCCTAGACACCCTCTGCACCGGCCCCTACCTGGATGTGCAGAAAACTGCCCAGTGGTTCCAGGACTGCGTGTCCTCATTCTGGGGCTTTGTGCCTCGGGCACGGCGCTACAAGCTAAACGTGCTGCCCTCCGAGCGCTtctgcaagctgctgctgctgaggaaagcCTCCAGGAGAACCCTCTTCATCGAGATCGTGTTTGGGGTGCGGCAAGGCGACTCGGACGTCTTCCTGAGCAGCCAGCGTGCACGGCACATCTTCACCCAAAGCACCACGTGGGTAGACAGCTACGCTGtggcagagatgaggttcttcaGGAGTTTTGCCAGGCAGACCCCGCCTAACAGCTTCCACCTCAaatgcctgcagctctgtgcctACGTCAGTCTGGACACAGCCTTTTCCACTTACACCTTGAAGACGGTTTTCATGCACCTCCTGAACACCAGACCCCCGTCAGCCTGGCACAGGAGGCATTTCCTGCTGCGCCTACAGGATATCATGATGTACCTGCGTGCCTGCCTGATGGAGAGACGCCTCGATGACTTCTTCTTCGGCAATAAGGACATGCCTCAAGAGATCCTCTTGCCCCCAGCCTTCGAAACGGCTGAGCCACTCAACCTCTTCCAGCACCTGGCGCAGGATCCTGCCGCCCATGCCGAGGCACTGCATGAGTTCAGTGAGCTGCAAAATCGGCTCACAAGACTGCTCTACCACGGACAGTGA
- the LOC135989042 gene encoding inositol 1,4,5-trisphosphate receptor-interacting protein-like 1 → MKAGEKYILGPNFKKSTKMTKRDCLQQSPQRTPKGWPAGAAVTRSGACDIRGDESSRGSYRGASSSAAPVKPGPAAMAAIKLLFWFVHTLTHNVRGVGDELDEATRERMRQRAEFLRQEMTRLWQEVEEMSQEQRTKEQSIQEQSGFAWGALLLSALQQWQFWAVAGGLALLFGLGCWLRKRSREPDSSGDSEPVEEEEDEEEEESEEEDFDDVSEKSRRIAKRIRWPVQNLDYRRQVVEDLVGNLLYAIHLYSSNPFFPVLPSAIKVGSTFEGWSPREDDAVYRLLVPLKPPRGHIFHLELGTAGETPASHSRVRVELVCTCSGEQAVENTLCFLHHPQEELRRIQHPSLLDTLCTGPYLDVQKTAQWFQDCVSSFWGFVPRARRYKLNVLPSERFCKLLLLRKASRRTLFIEIVFGVRQGDSDVFLSSQRARHIFTQSTTWVDSYAVAEMRFFRSFARQTPPNSFHLKCLQLCAYVSLDTAFSTYTLKTVFMHLLNTRPPSAWRRRHFLLRLQDIMMYLRACLMERRLDDFFFGNKDMPQEILLPPAFETAEPLNLFQHLAQDPAAHAEALHEFSELQNRLTRLLYHGQ, encoded by the exons ATGAAGGCAGGGGAGAAGTACATTCTGGGTCCTAACTTCAAGAAAAGCACGAAGATGACGAAGAGGGA CTGCCTTCAGCAAAGTCCTCAGAGGACTCCAAAAGGCTGGCCAGCAGGCGCGGCCGTGACGCGCTCTGGCGCCTGTGACATCAGAGGGGACGAGTCCTCACGGGGCAGTTACCGgggcgccagcagcagcgctgccccagTAAAGCCTGGGCCAGCG GCCATGGCTGCCATAAAATTACTCTTCTGGTTCGTGCATACCCTCACTCACAACGTGCGGGGGGTCGGCGACGAGCTGGATGAGGCCACGCGCGAGCGCATGCGGCAGCGTGCAGAGTTCCTGAGACAGGAGATGActcggctgtggcaggaggtggaggagatgagccaggagcagaggaccAAGGAGCAGAGCATCCAGGAGCAGAGCGGCTTTGCCTGGGgagccctgctcctctctgccttgcagcagtgGCAGTTCTGGGCCGTTGCTGGAGGCCTGGCCCTGCTCTTCGGACTCGGCTGCTGGCTCAGGAAAAGGAGCCGTGAGCCTGA CTCCAGCGGCGACAGCGAGccggtggaggaggaggaggacgaggaggaggaagaaagtgaagaagAAGATTTTGATGATGTGAGCGAGAAGAGCAGAAGAATTGCAAAGCGCATCCGGTGGCCAGTGCAGAACCTTGACTACAGACGCCAGGTGGTGGAGGATCTAGTGGGCAACCTCCTTTATGCCATCCACCTGTACTCGTCCAATCCGTTCTTCCCAGTGCTGCCATCTGCCATCAAGGTGGGCAGCACCTTTGAGGGCTGGAGTCCCCGTGAGGACGATGCTGTCTACCGCCTGCTCGTTCCCCTGAAGCCCCCCCGTGGGCACATCTTCCACCTGGAGCTGGGCACCGCAGGGGAGACGCCGGCGTCGCATTCCCGCGTCCGCGTGGAGTTGGTGTGCACCTGCAGCGGGGAGCAAGCAGTGGAGAACACGCTGTGCTTCCTCCACCACCcccaggaggagctgaggagaatTCAGCACCCCAGCCTCCTAGACACCCTCTGCACCGGCCCCTACCTGGATGTGCAGAAAACTGCCCAGTGGTTCCAGGACTGCGTGTCCTCATTCTGGGGCTTTGTGCCTCGGGCACGGCGCTACAAGCTAAACGTGCTGCCCTCCGAGCGCTtctgcaagctgctgctgctgaggaaagcCTCCAGGAGAACCCTCTTCATCGAGATCGTGTTTGGGGTGCGGCAAGGCGACTCGGACGTCTTCCTGAGCAGCCAGCGTGCACGGCACATCTTCACCCAAAGCACCACGTGGGTAGACAGCTACGCTGtggcagagatgaggttcttcaGGAGTTTTGCCAGGCAGACCCCGCCTAACAGCTTCCACCTCAaatgcctgcagctctgtgcctACGTCAGTCTGGACACAGCCTTTTCCACTTACACCTTGAAGACGGTTTTCATGCACCTCCTGAACACCAGACCCCCGTCAGCCTGGCGCAGGAGGCATTTCCTGCTGCGCCTACAGGATATCATGATGTACCTGCGTGCCTGCCTGATGGAGAGACGCCTCGATGACTTCTTCTTCGGCAATAAGGACATGCCTCAAGAGATCCTCTTGCCCCCAGCCTTCGAAACGGCTGAGCCACTCAACCTCTTCCAGCACCTGGCGCAGGATCCTGCCGCCCATGCCGAGGCACTGCATGAGTTCAGTGAGCTGCAAAATCGGCTCACAAGACTGCTCTACCACGGACAGTGA
- the LOC135989040 gene encoding inositol 1,4,5-trisphosphate receptor-interacting protein-like 1, giving the protein MKAGEKYILGPNFKKSTKMTKRDCLGPSPTRPQLPAAPVPAARAASSLPPGPAEPLLSLLLQAMAAIKLLFWFVHTLTHNVRGVSDELDEATRERMRQRAEFLRQEMTRLWQEVEEMSQEQRTKEQSIQEQSGFAWGALLLSALQQWQFWAVAGGLALLFGLGCWLRKRSREPEPDRSSSSSEDESSSGDSEPVEEEDEEEEEESEEEDFDDVSEKSRRIAKRIRWPVQNLDYRRQVVEDLVGNLLYAIHLYSSNPFFPVLPSAIKVGSTFEGWSPREDDAVYRLLVPLKPPRGHIFHLELGTAGETPASHSRVRVELVCTCSGEQAVENTLCFLHHPQEELRRIQHPSLLDTLCTGPYLDVQKTAQWFQDCVSSFWGFVPRARRYKLNVLPSERFCKLLLLRKASRRTLFIEIVFGVRQGDSDVFLSSQRARHIFTQSTTWVDSYAVAEMRFFRSFARQTPPNSFHLKCLQLCAYVSLDTAFSTYTLKTVFMHLLNTRPPSAWRRRHFLLRLQDIMMYLRACLMERRLDDFFFGNKDMPQEILLPPAFETAEPLNLFQHLAQDPAAHAEALHEFSELQNRLTRLLYHGQ; this is encoded by the exons ATGAAGGCAGGGGAGAAGTACATTCTGGGTCCTAACTTCAAGAAAAGCACGAAGATGACGAAGAGGGA ctgcctcggccCCTCTCCTACCCgcccccagctccctgcggCCCCCGTCCCCGCTGCCCGTGCCGCCAGCTCCctgccgcccggccccgctgaaCCCCTTCTCTCGCTCCTCCTGCAGGCCATGGCTGCCATAAAATTACTCTTCTGGTTCGTGCATACCCTCACTCACAACGTGCGGGGGGTCAGCGACGAGCTGGATGAGGCCACGCGCGAGCGCATGCGGCAGCGTGCAGAGTTCCTGAGACAGGAGATGACTCGGCTATggcaggaggtggaggagatgagccaggagcagaggaccAAGGAGCAGAGCATCCAGGAGCAGAGCGGCTTTGCCTGGGgagccctgctcctctctgccttgcagcagtgGCAGTTCTGGGCCGTTGCTGGAGGCCTGGCCCTGCTCTTCGGACTCGGCTGCTGGCTCAGGAAAAGGAGCCGTGAGCCTGAGCCAgataggagcagcagcagcagtgaagaCGAGAGCTCCAGCGGCGACAGCGAGCcggtggaggaggaggacgaggaggaggaggaagaaagtgaagaagAAGATTTTGATGATGTGAGCGAGAAGAGCAGAAGAATTGCAAAGCGCATCCGGTGGCCAGTGCAGAACCTTGACTACAGACGCCAGGTGGTGGAGGATCTAGTGGGCAACCTCCTTTATGCCATCCACCTGTACTCGTCCAATCCGTTCTTCCCAGTGCTGCCATCTGCCATCAAGGTGGGCAGCACCTTTGAGGGCTGGAGTCCCCGTGAGGACGATGCTGTCTACCGCCTGCTCGTTCCCCTGAAGCCCCCCCGTGGGCACATCTTCCACCTGGAGCTGGGCACCGCAGGGGAGACGCCGGCGTCGCATTCCCGCGTCCGCGTGGAGTTGGTGTGCACCTGCAGCGGGGAGCAAGCAGTGGAGAACACGCTGTGCTTCCTCCACCACCcccaggaggagctgaggagaatTCAGCACCCCAGCCTCCTAGACACCCTCTGCACCGGCCCCTACCTGGATGTGCAGAAAACTGCCCAGTGGTTCCAGGACTGCGTGTCCTCATTCTGGGGCTTTGTGCCTCGGGCACGGCGCTACAAGCTAAACGTGCTGCCCTCCGAGCGCTtctgcaagctgctgctgctgaggaaagcCTCCAGGAGAACCCTCTTCATCGAGATCGTGTTTGGGGTGCGGCAAGGCGACTCGGACGTCTTCCTGAGCAGCCAGCGTGCACGGCACATCTTCACCCAAAGCACCACGTGGGTAGACAGCTACGCTGtggcagagatgaggttcttcaGGAGTTTTGCCAGGCAGACCCCGCCTAACAGCTTCCACCTCAaatgcctgcagctctgtgcctACGTCAGTCTGGACACAGCCTTTTCCACTTACACCTTGAAGACGGTTTTCATGCACCTCCTGAACACCAGACCCCCGTCAGCCTGGCGCAGGAGGCATTTCCTGCTGCGCCTACAGGATATCATGATGTACCTGCGTGCCTGCCTGATGGAGAGACGCCTCGATGACTTCTTCTTCGGCAATAAGGACATGCCTCAAGAGATCCTCTTGCCCCCAGCCTTCGAAACGGCTGAGCCACTCAACCTCTTCCAGCACCTGGCGCAGGATCCTGCCGCCCATGCCGAGGCACTGCATGAGTTCAGTGAGCTGCAAAATCGGCTCACAAGACTGCTCTACCACGGACAGTGA